Within the Candidatus Ruthia endofausta genome, the region AGTTTGTCCATCAAAACTAACAATTGCACCATTATCTGAATCTTTCACTTGAATCACTACTTCACTATCACCTGACACCAACAAAGGGCGGTGACTCATAGTGTGTGGGCAGATTGATACCAAGCCAATAACATTCACACCTGGATGCATAATAGGACCACCGCTGGATAGTGCATAAGCAGTTGATCCTGTTGGTGTGGTAATAATCAAACCATCGGCACGTTGATTATTAACAAATTTATCATCAATATAAACATCAAATTCAACCATTTTTAAATGCTCTTTTCGATGAATAACCACATCATTCAATGCTAAAAAGTTGTCTAATGCTTCGTTGTTTCGCTCTATTTGGCAAGACAGCAGACAGCGCTTTTCTTTGGTGTATTTACCATTTAAAACTTCAGAAACGATATCAAGCATGTCTGTTAATGGCACATCTGCCAAAAAGCCCAGCCGCCCAAGATTAATACCCAAAATTGGAATATTGTTATCAACAAAACTACGCGCTGTACTAAGTAGTGAGCCATCACCACCTAAAACAATAATCAAGTCCGCCTGTTGAGCAATACTTTTATCGTCAAACACCATGCTTACGCCCTGAGTTGATAAAAATTCACGCAACTCAATAGCTGTGTCTTCACTCACAGAATCGTTAGGTTTGGTAATAATGCCAATTGTGTTAAACATATTTGTTAATCATTAAGATTGAATTCTTTAAAATAGCCACCATTATAATCAAGCACTTTGTGGATAATCTTAATCTTATCCACAATCAATACTTTTAACAAATATACATGAATTGGGCAACAAAATGACAAAAAAGAAACCAGAAAATAAGAACCAAAAAAAATCCTCAACAGAAAAAGAGGATATTGAAGCCGCCATTAAAGCTGCCTCGCAAACACCTCAAAAAGATGATTTGCAAGAACAGCTAGCCCAAGCGCAACAATCTGCCAAAGATAATTGGAACAAACTTTTAAGGTCTCAAGCAGAAATGGAGAACCTCAAACGCCGCAACGCTAAAGATGTTGAAAATGCACACAAGTTTGCACTGGATGGTTTTGTCAAAGCATTGCTCGAAGTCAAAGACTCGTTAAGCATGGGCATTAAAACTGCACAAGAAGAAAAAGCCACCGTTAAGCATATTATTGAAGGGCTAGAAATGACCGATAAAGTTTTTCTCTCAACCCTAGAAAAATTTGGCGTAGAAATGATTAGCCCAGAAGGTGAAACCTTTAACCCAGAATTACACGAAGCCGTTATCATGGTGCCCATGCCAGACAAGAACTCAAATTCTGTTTTAGAAGTCGTACAATTTGGTTTTACTTTAAATGGTCGCTTAGTTCGTCCAGCAATGGTGGTGGTAGTCCAATAGGCAATAAGTTTCTACAACTCAAGCAAGTCTCCAATAACAAAGTGAGCAACGAGATTGCTCATTACTCGCATCAAATTTATAACGTAGATTAGTTGAGTGGGATAAAACTCCGTTTTAGAAAATAGTTTTAAACTTATCACAAGTTTTTGTTAGATGCCGTCTATCTTGATTTTACTCCATGCTTAAATAAAGCATTTAGCCACACTTACATCAATGAATTTAACGCCTTTAATGTAGTGCGTTTTGATGCTGGCTCCACACAAGCTATTATTGATAATAAAAGCAATCAAATTACGCCTAAAGATTAGGCATAACAACTCAAACTTAACTACCGACCTGGCATTGTCTTAATTTAATAAGGGTAATGAAATTACTCGTATTGATGGGTTTTTATACATTTTTCATTTTCAGGAAGTATTGCGCTACGTGAATGGTGACTCTTATCAAGAATTTACAAACTTATAACGCCTATCTTGCGTATAGACAAAGGAAATTGCTTAAATAAGGCATTGATATTGATATTTGTCAAACAATATTTAATTATTGCAACTAAGCGTATAACATGCTAAAGTTCAATTGATACATTGAGAAAAGAGACATGAAACATTTATTATTACCCTTATTTTTATTATTATCCACATTTTCATTAGCAGAAGATGATTTGTTGCCAGTAGATGAGGCATTTACCTTTAAAGCCAGCGTGGTTAATAACGAAATACTGCTTAATTGGGACATTGCTAAAGGTTACTATCTTTATAAAGAGAAGATTAAGATTTCTGCTGATTTTTTAGCCCAGCTAGGCAATGCTAAGTTCCCAACAGCAAAGATTAGAAATGATGAATTTTTTGGCAAAATTGGAGTTTATCGTGATA harbors:
- a CDS encoding NAD(+) kinase, encoding MFNTIGIITKPNDSVSEDTAIELREFLSTQGVSMVFDDKSIAQQADLIIVLGGDGSLLSTARSFVDNNIPILGINLGRLGFLADVPLTDMLDIVSEVLNGKYTKEKRCLLSCQIERNNEALDNFLALNDVVIHRKEHLKMVEFDVYIDDKFVNNQRADGLIITTPTGSTAYALSSGGPIMHPGVNVIGLVSICPHTMSHRPLLVSGDSEVVIQVKDSDNGAIVSFDGQTSVAIKAGQDIRVRQHSSLIHLLHPKDYDYFEIIRSKLHWSRKL
- the grpE gene encoding nucleotide exchange factor GrpE, with the protein product MTKKKPENKNQKKSSTEKEDIEAAIKAASQTPQKDDLQEQLAQAQQSAKDNWNKLLRSQAEMENLKRRNAKDVENAHKFALDGFVKALLEVKDSLSMGIKTAQEEKATVKHIIEGLEMTDKVFLSTLEKFGVEMISPEGETFNPELHEAVIMVPMPDKNSNSVLEVVQFGFTLNGRLVRPAMVVVVQ